Proteins encoded within one genomic window of Gadus chalcogrammus isolate NIFS_2021 chromosome 6, NIFS_Gcha_1.0, whole genome shotgun sequence:
- the spef2 gene encoding sperm flagellar protein 2 isoform X2: protein MQDAQRDEQLVHRLTRQTEQERRLVAQLLQVRAQKEVLRENRLFREQQYQEQRERDFLEALEREATLAQQAQLDEADEVSRQMELHNRMAAERAQHRHKKHSNLCREVLDQIEDLATKVGEYRLLTGKLIPVKMMREWKELLLLGLPLYDPVPGDSEPGPLSAPLDPVERQKEELLNNQDYQEYTNMEGEWAWPEEAGEAKRHLGSNNILDHVVLRLKNMVNEPRPATPPPLFPQFTLKACVLGQPCSGKTTCLAQLAQEHGIHIISPDTLIQEALAAYQSGEKVSDGGEIPTVRDGEDEVPEGEGRSFTSLETKESNSLSALDQQQEMSKREPSARAQRGAVIDQVLRTGKAIPDELLVNIIVETIRLVPDTSGWVLDGFPVNVAQARMLELALGGSTSVPIEKKPPRRGSNKQKAPQALEPIAAKKLPVLDLVLLLDTPESVLLNRAVRQSRGRGERVLRSAEVNAPSPTVRSASLTIKEEHVESRSLGAAPTAPPDGHPDPGGTAPALDGCTDRGLGGRQIQHSIASFQDNWSKLEKWYSGNQGILVRLDANVSEEELFSSLESVLLQAVMNKPKVLDMGETPGSNPPGTAPHQDPKLERPGSACIIRPRSSAKSPRGRTRAASLCGADRELGSALDGDPPRPGSARWIYVDEALPVEVPGALLSYWESISESYMRNIKAVMQNLRIERNIIIRHLFNIREEYKHYLSRPELNQEFVSQWQQDFNSSIPEDMRADTETKTELHQRLDDLRERLWDMSDKRREEDSQEKNSLVENGWLEDHKAFLINHFATLIQVELDRFQDTLSVLRDYYLGMCRQGTPPFPPTHFTCLPLVAATDCRDTAPVQGDSTDHAAQGARETEEDTVLQWKAQVIPLLDRSAVAPEPSVDGDLQKGARDKNSHGKHISDVYKQALDAIKNLCDQASGELQQKKVEVVKEGQEEERNKVSQAPAKGTAKDKGKKTSAKKKEPPPTPPPESIPSPPMKESSEEIHLRKLRAKMHKELTAALGHEVQLVKTRIGLVRGCALLSVRSLQRKAEETFSCMDQWLAAHYLSQMNSVDGLAEVVRYHIEMGSLLHSELVLDSNDFYLNGDLRMVASQPPPPRPPPLERPPHSTLSVAQLEFLSTQLYTVAPSGLLSCAEFTSVLQDLISLRVGWAVLPEPWSSMSDAQVTEVVSLLTLESGLVDWRRFLLSAALPWPLPSLAQLLLLLQGFRTADPGATGSVDRDQYLQVELWFPSEKAEPVPEDPTDPLPYNRLANLRKLFFQMFADHSSSPPRLDYARMLGYLAAHPEPGQGVVRALSLALGRTLRHPAACRYVKSMPNINETQEPGSPGQQAEPEGEEAEEEVVPRGSSGCDGVEQGVSVNALLAVLCHRDVHKSAHAPGKTPEELTEDLQRVFGELGYGPQEHVPFSVLCQHPVVQELMEGSNRYQLIDIHGVLKGQESESEPQLSPAS from the exons ATGCAG GACGCGCAGCGGGACGAGCAGTTGGTGCACCGGCTGACGCGACAGACGGAGCAGGAGCGGCGGCTGGTGGCGCAGCTCCTCCAGGTCCGCGCCCAgaaggaggtgctgcgggagaaCCGTCTCTTCCGGGAGCAGCAGTaccaggagcagagggagagggacttcctggaggccctggagagggaggcg ACTTTGGCTCAGCAGGCCCAACTGGACGAAGCTGATGAGGTCAGCAGGCAGATGGAGCTACATAACAGGATGGCAGCTGAGCGAGCCCAGCACAGGCACAAGAAACACTCTAATCTCTGCCGGGAAGTCCTGGATCAGATAGAGGATTTGGCTACCAAGGTTGGCGAATACCGTCTACTTACCGGGAA GCTGATCCCGGTCAAGATGATGAGGGAGTGGAAGGAGCTGCTGTTGCTTGGATTGCCCCTGTATGACCCTGTGCCAGGAGACTCAGAACCTGGCCCCCTTTCTGCCCCGCTAGACCCCGTAGAGCGGCAGAAAGAGGAGCTCCTCAACAACCAAGACTACCAGGAGtacaca AACATGGAGGgtgagtgggcgtggccggaggaggcaggggaggcTAAGCGCCATCTAGGCAGCAACAACATCCTGGACCATGTAGTCCTGAGGCTGAAGAACATGGTCAATGAGCCCCGTCCTGCCacgcctccccccctcttccctcagTTCACGCTCAAGGCCTGCGTCCTGGGCCAGCCCTGCTCAGGGAAGACCACCTGCCTGGCTCAGCTGGCCCAAg AACATGGTATCCATATCATATCACCTGACACACTCATCCAAGAGGCCCTGGCTGCCTACCAGAGTGGAGAAAAG GTTTCTGATGGCGGGGAGATTCCTACTGTTAGAGACGGTGAGGATGAGGTTCCTGAGGGAGAGGGCCGGTCCTTCACTTCCCTAGAAACCAAGGAATCAAATTCTCTTTCAGCACTCGACCAACAGCAAGAAATGTCCAAGAGGGAG CCATCAGCGAGGGCACAGCGTGGAGCGGTCATAGACCAGGTGCTGAGGACAGGGAAAGCAATCCCTGATGAGCTGCTGGTGAACATCATAGTGGAGACGATCAG GCTGGTCCCTGACACTTCCGGGTGGGTCCTGGATGGCTTCCCGGTGAATGTGGCTCAGGCCCGGATGCTGGAGCTGGCCCTTGGGGGGAGTACCTCGGTGCCCATTGAAAAGAAACCTCCTCGCCGGggctcaaacaaacaaaaggccCCCCAGGCGCTCGAGCCAATCGCAGCCAAAAAGCTTCCCGTGCTGGACCTGGTTCTGCTGCTGGACACACCCGAAAGCGTCCTCCTCAATCGTGCTGTCCGTCAAAGCC gaggaagaggggagagggtttTGCGCAGTGCAGAGGTAAATGCCCCGTCTCCTACGGTGAGATCTGCATCCCTGACGATCAAAGAGGAGCATGTAGAGAGCAGAAGCCTTGGAGCTGCTCCCACTGCCCCCCCGGATGGTCACCCTGACCCTGGTGGGACAGCCCCTGCTCTGGATGGATGTACAGACAGGGGTCTGGGGGGCCGACAAATACAACATAG CATTGCTTCCTTCCAGGACAATTGGTCCAAACTAGAGAAGTGGTACAGTGGAAATCAAGGCATCCTTGTCCGTTTGGATGCAAATGTGAGCGAGGAGGAACTCTTTAGCAGTTTGGAGTCTGTATTGCTACAGGCAGTGATGAACAAACCAAAAG TGCTTGACATGGGTGAAACTCCAGGGTCCAACCCCCCAGGGACAGCCCCACATCAGGACCCCAAACTGGAGCGCCCGGGGTCCGCCTGCATTATCAGACCTAGGTCCAGCGCAAAGTCTCCAAGAG GGCGGACCAGAGCGGCCTCCCTGTGCGGAGCGGACAGAGAGCTAGGCAGCGCGCTGGACGGCGACCCCCCTCGCCCAGGCTCGGCCCGCTGGATCTACGTAGACGAAGCCCTGCCTGTG GAGGTCCCAGGGGCCCTGCTCTCCTACTGGGAGTCCATTAGTGAGTCATACATGAGGAACATCAAAGCCGTGATGCAGAACCTGCGCATCGAACGAAACATCATCATCCGTCACCTGTTCAACATCag AGAGGAGTACAAACACTACCTGAGTCGGCCGGAGCTGAACCAGGAGTTTGTGAGCCAGTGGCAGCAGGACTTCAACAGCAGCATCCCTGAAGACATGAGAGCTGACACAGAAACCAAGACAGAGCTGCACCAGAGGCTGGAC GACCTGCGAGAGCGTCTGTGGGACATGAGTGACAagcggagagaggaggacagccAGGAGAAGAACAGTCTAGTAGAGAACGGCTGGCTGGAGGACCATAAGGCTTTCCTCATTAATCACTTCGCTACACTCATCCAG GTGGAGTTGGACCGCTTCCAGGACACACTGAGCGTTCTGCGGGACTACTACCTGGGCATGTGCAGACAGGGGACTCCGCCGTTCCCGCCCACTCACTTCACCTGTCTCCCCCTGGTGGCCGCCACAGACTGCCGGGACACAGCCCCCGTGCAGGGAGACAG CACTGACCATGCAGCTCAGGGAGCCAGGGAAACAGAGGAGGATACTGTGTTGCAGTGGAAAGCACAAGT TATTCCCCTCCTTGACAGAAGTGCTGTTGCTCCAGAGCCAAGTGTTGATGGGGACCTGCAAAAGGGAGCGCGTGACAAG AACTCACATGGAAAACATATCTCTGATGTCTATAAGCAGGCACTCGATGCTATCAAGAACCTG TGTGACCAGGCGTCCGGGGAGCTCCAGcagaagaaggtggaggtggtcaaggaggggcaggaggaggagaggaacaagGTATCCCAGGCCCCCGCCAAAGGCACAGCCAAGGATAAGGGGAAGAAGACATCGGCCAAGAAGAAAG agccccctcccacccctcccccggAGTCCATCCCCAGTCCCCCAATGAAGGAGAGCTCAGAGGAGATTCACCTGAGAAAACTACGCGCCAAGATGCACAAAGAGCTCACAGCTGCACTCGGCCACGAGG TGCAACTGGTTAAGACCCGTATAGGTCTGGTGAGAGGCTGTGCTCTCCTGAGTGTCCGCTCCCTTCAGAGGAAAGCCGAAGAGACCTTCAGCTGCATGGACCAGTGGCTAGCGGCACACTACCTCTCACAGATGAACAG cGTTGACGGGCTAGCAGAAGTGGTGCGCTACCACATCGAGATGGGCTCCCTTCTCCACAGTGAATTGGTTCTG GATTCAAACGACTTCTATCTGAACGGAGACCTGCGCATGGTGGccagccagccccccccgccccgcccaccccctctGGAGAGACCCCCCCACTCCACACTGAGTGTGGCTCAGCTAGAGTTCCTCAGCACACAGCTCTACACTGTGGCTccctcag GCCTCTTGTCCTGCGCTGAGTTCACCAGTGTCCTCCAGGATCTCATCTCTCTGAGGGTGGGCTGGGCCGTCCTGCCTGAGCCATGGAGCTCTATGTCTGATGCACAG gtGACGGAGGTGGTCTCTCTCCTCACGCTGGAGTCGGGGCTGGTGGACTGGCGCCGGTTCCTGCTCAGTGCTGCCCTCCCCTGGCCACTGCCCAGCCtggcccagctgctgctgctgctgcagggcttCCGCACCGCCGACCCCGGGGCCACGGGCTCTGTGGACCGGGACCAGTACCTGCAG gtgGAGCTATGGTTCCCAAGTGAGAAGGCCGAGCCTGTGCCTGAAGACCCCACCGACCCCTTACCGTACAACCGCCTGGCCAACCTACGCAAG CTGTTCTTCCAGATGTTTGCGGACCACTCCTCCAGTCCCCCACGCCTGGACTACGCACGGATGCTGGGCTACCTGGCGGCCCACCCTGAGCCCGGCCAGGGCGTGGTCCGGGCCCTCAGCCTGGCTCTGGGCAGGACACTCAGGCACCCTGCTGCCTGTCGCTACGTCAAG TCGATGCCCAACATCAATGAGACTCAAGAGCCAGGGAGCCCGGGACAGCAGGCGGagccagagggggaggaggcggaggaagaggtggtTCCCAGGGGGTCCAGCGGTTGCGACGGGGTCGAGCAGGGGGTGTCCGTCAACGCCCTCCTTGCCGTTCTGTGTCACAGAGACGTCCATAAGTCGGCACACGCCCCCGGCAAAACCCCAGAGGAGCTCACTGAG GACTTGCAGCGTGTATTTGGAGAGCTTGGCTACGGACCGCAGGAACATGTCCCCTTCTCAGTCCTCTGCCAGCATCCTGTTGTCCAGGAGCTCATGGAGGGATCCAATCGCTACCAGCTCATA GATATTCATGGCGTGCTGAAAGGCCAGGAGAGTGAATCGGAGCCACAACTCTCCCCAGCCTCCTGA
- the spef2 gene encoding sperm flagellar protein 2 isoform X1: MSDILCRWLNNELRLSKTVEPSTFSKDFSTGYLIGEVLFKYQLQDDFSAFIKSNISSSKEGNFSRIEPTLQLLGVPFDQNTAQALMQEKQGAATRLLYQLYVLLQHRKMKRTPMDTVRPTAGGPHLHKKENDVVSDHRVGPVGKRDAEVTLHKLSQRYEEQGRQQKEKSEMAELLQEQKKLLDTEDMRLKDMEKLRSSRRRQTELMARIQASIVHVPKPSAIKLVQKQHQQLQLRREQQRQQVTAEIARFEKSRKAFLTSDFSYFSSGKTLTGSRKAIGQNAPGEGGPELVLQSNSQYVQKIRQRLAEDSASCQQREKRRTRFLQEQLKAQENQQDAQRDEQLVHRLTRQTEQERRLVAQLLQVRAQKEVLRENRLFREQQYQEQRERDFLEALEREATLAQQAQLDEADEVSRQMELHNRMAAERAQHRHKKHSNLCREVLDQIEDLATKVGEYRLLTGKLIPVKMMREWKELLLLGLPLYDPVPGDSEPGPLSAPLDPVERQKEELLNNQDYQEYTNMEGEWAWPEEAGEAKRHLGSNNILDHVVLRLKNMVNEPRPATPPPLFPQFTLKACVLGQPCSGKTTCLAQLAQEHGIHIISPDTLIQEALAAYQSGEKVSDGGEIPTVRDGEDEVPEGEGRSFTSLETKESNSLSALDQQQEMSKREPSARAQRGAVIDQVLRTGKAIPDELLVNIIVETIRLVPDTSGWVLDGFPVNVAQARMLELALGGSTSVPIEKKPPRRGSNKQKAPQALEPIAAKKLPVLDLVLLLDTPESVLLNRAVRQSRGRGERVLRSAEVNAPSPTVRSASLTIKEEHVESRSLGAAPTAPPDGHPDPGGTAPALDGCTDRGLGGRQIQHSIASFQDNWSKLEKWYSGNQGILVRLDANVSEEELFSSLESVLLQAVMNKPKVLDMGETPGSNPPGTAPHQDPKLERPGSACIIRPRSSAKSPRGRTRAASLCGADRELGSALDGDPPRPGSARWIYVDEALPVEVPGALLSYWESISESYMRNIKAVMQNLRIERNIIIRHLFNIREEYKHYLSRPELNQEFVSQWQQDFNSSIPEDMRADTETKTELHQRLDDLRERLWDMSDKRREEDSQEKNSLVENGWLEDHKAFLINHFATLIQVELDRFQDTLSVLRDYYLGMCRQGTPPFPPTHFTCLPLVAATDCRDTAPVQGDSTDHAAQGARETEEDTVLQWKAQVIPLLDRSAVAPEPSVDGDLQKGARDKNSHGKHISDVYKQALDAIKNLCDQASGELQQKKVEVVKEGQEEERNKVSQAPAKGTAKDKGKKTSAKKKEPPPTPPPESIPSPPMKESSEEIHLRKLRAKMHKELTAALGHEVQLVKTRIGLVRGCALLSVRSLQRKAEETFSCMDQWLAAHYLSQMNSVDGLAEVVRYHIEMGSLLHSELVLDSNDFYLNGDLRMVASQPPPPRPPPLERPPHSTLSVAQLEFLSTQLYTVAPSGLLSCAEFTSVLQDLISLRVGWAVLPEPWSSMSDAQVTEVVSLLTLESGLVDWRRFLLSAALPWPLPSLAQLLLLLQGFRTADPGATGSVDRDQYLQVELWFPSEKAEPVPEDPTDPLPYNRLANLRKLFFQMFADHSSSPPRLDYARMLGYLAAHPEPGQGVVRALSLALGRTLRHPAACRYVKSMPNINETQEPGSPGQQAEPEGEEAEEEVVPRGSSGCDGVEQGVSVNALLAVLCHRDVHKSAHAPGKTPEELTEDLQRVFGELGYGPQEHVPFSVLCQHPVVQELMEGSNRYQLIDIHGVLKGQESESEPQLSPAS; the protein is encoded by the exons ATGTCGGATATATTATGCAGATGGCTTAACAACGAGCTCCGGTTGTCAAAAACAGTTG AGCCAAGTACATTTTCGAAGGACTTCTCCACCGGCTACCTTATTGGAGAAGTGCTCTTTAAATACCAGCTGCAAGATGATTTCAGTGCGTTCATAAAAAGCAA CATCTCCAGTTCCAAGGAGGGCAACTTCAGCCGCATCGAGCCCACCCTCCAGCTGCTTGGCGTCCCCTTTGACCAGAACACAGCCCAGGCTCTGATGCAGGAGAAGCAGGGAGCGGCTACCCGTCTGCTCTACCAGCTCTACGTCCTGCTGCAGCacaggaagatgaagaggaccCCCATGGACACCGTGCGGCCCACTGCTGGGGGCCCCCACCTGCACAAAAAAGAGAACGACGTCGTCTCAGATCAT CGTGTGGGGCCGGTGGGGAAGCGGGACGCAGAGGTAACGCTCCACAAGCTGTCCCAGCGCTACGAGGAGCAGGGCCGGCAGCAGAAGGAGAAGTCAgagatggctgagcttctccaGGAGCAAAAGAAACTCCTGGACACGGAAGACATGAGACTAAAGGACATGGAAAAG CTACGATCGTCGCGTCGAAGGCAGACTGAGCTGATGGCTCGTATCCAGGCTTCCATCGTCCACGTGCCAAAGCCTTCCGCTATCAAACTGGTGCAgaagcagcaccagcagctgcAGCTACGCAGGGAACAGCAAAGACAG CAGGTCACAGCTGAAATCGCCCGCTTTGAAAAAAGCAGAAAGGCATTTCTAACTTCAGACTTCTCTTATTTCTCAAG CGGCAAGACCCTCACAGGGAGCCGCAAGGCCATTGGTCAGAATGCCCCCGGGGAGGGCGGGCCTGAGCTGGTGCTGCAGTCCAACAGCCAGTACGTGCAGAAGATCAGACAGAGGCTGGCGGAGGACTCGGCCTCGTGCCAGCAGAGGGAGAAACGCCGCACCAGGTTCCTACAGGAGCAGCTCAAAGCCCAGGAGAATCAGCAG GACGCGCAGCGGGACGAGCAGTTGGTGCACCGGCTGACGCGACAGACGGAGCAGGAGCGGCGGCTGGTGGCGCAGCTCCTCCAGGTCCGCGCCCAgaaggaggtgctgcgggagaaCCGTCTCTTCCGGGAGCAGCAGTaccaggagcagagggagagggacttcctggaggccctggagagggaggcg ACTTTGGCTCAGCAGGCCCAACTGGACGAAGCTGATGAGGTCAGCAGGCAGATGGAGCTACATAACAGGATGGCAGCTGAGCGAGCCCAGCACAGGCACAAGAAACACTCTAATCTCTGCCGGGAAGTCCTGGATCAGATAGAGGATTTGGCTACCAAGGTTGGCGAATACCGTCTACTTACCGGGAA GCTGATCCCGGTCAAGATGATGAGGGAGTGGAAGGAGCTGCTGTTGCTTGGATTGCCCCTGTATGACCCTGTGCCAGGAGACTCAGAACCTGGCCCCCTTTCTGCCCCGCTAGACCCCGTAGAGCGGCAGAAAGAGGAGCTCCTCAACAACCAAGACTACCAGGAGtacaca AACATGGAGGgtgagtgggcgtggccggaggaggcaggggaggcTAAGCGCCATCTAGGCAGCAACAACATCCTGGACCATGTAGTCCTGAGGCTGAAGAACATGGTCAATGAGCCCCGTCCTGCCacgcctccccccctcttccctcagTTCACGCTCAAGGCCTGCGTCCTGGGCCAGCCCTGCTCAGGGAAGACCACCTGCCTGGCTCAGCTGGCCCAAg AACATGGTATCCATATCATATCACCTGACACACTCATCCAAGAGGCCCTGGCTGCCTACCAGAGTGGAGAAAAG GTTTCTGATGGCGGGGAGATTCCTACTGTTAGAGACGGTGAGGATGAGGTTCCTGAGGGAGAGGGCCGGTCCTTCACTTCCCTAGAAACCAAGGAATCAAATTCTCTTTCAGCACTCGACCAACAGCAAGAAATGTCCAAGAGGGAG CCATCAGCGAGGGCACAGCGTGGAGCGGTCATAGACCAGGTGCTGAGGACAGGGAAAGCAATCCCTGATGAGCTGCTGGTGAACATCATAGTGGAGACGATCAG GCTGGTCCCTGACACTTCCGGGTGGGTCCTGGATGGCTTCCCGGTGAATGTGGCTCAGGCCCGGATGCTGGAGCTGGCCCTTGGGGGGAGTACCTCGGTGCCCATTGAAAAGAAACCTCCTCGCCGGggctcaaacaaacaaaaggccCCCCAGGCGCTCGAGCCAATCGCAGCCAAAAAGCTTCCCGTGCTGGACCTGGTTCTGCTGCTGGACACACCCGAAAGCGTCCTCCTCAATCGTGCTGTCCGTCAAAGCC gaggaagaggggagagggtttTGCGCAGTGCAGAGGTAAATGCCCCGTCTCCTACGGTGAGATCTGCATCCCTGACGATCAAAGAGGAGCATGTAGAGAGCAGAAGCCTTGGAGCTGCTCCCACTGCCCCCCCGGATGGTCACCCTGACCCTGGTGGGACAGCCCCTGCTCTGGATGGATGTACAGACAGGGGTCTGGGGGGCCGACAAATACAACATAG CATTGCTTCCTTCCAGGACAATTGGTCCAAACTAGAGAAGTGGTACAGTGGAAATCAAGGCATCCTTGTCCGTTTGGATGCAAATGTGAGCGAGGAGGAACTCTTTAGCAGTTTGGAGTCTGTATTGCTACAGGCAGTGATGAACAAACCAAAAG TGCTTGACATGGGTGAAACTCCAGGGTCCAACCCCCCAGGGACAGCCCCACATCAGGACCCCAAACTGGAGCGCCCGGGGTCCGCCTGCATTATCAGACCTAGGTCCAGCGCAAAGTCTCCAAGAG GGCGGACCAGAGCGGCCTCCCTGTGCGGAGCGGACAGAGAGCTAGGCAGCGCGCTGGACGGCGACCCCCCTCGCCCAGGCTCGGCCCGCTGGATCTACGTAGACGAAGCCCTGCCTGTG GAGGTCCCAGGGGCCCTGCTCTCCTACTGGGAGTCCATTAGTGAGTCATACATGAGGAACATCAAAGCCGTGATGCAGAACCTGCGCATCGAACGAAACATCATCATCCGTCACCTGTTCAACATCag AGAGGAGTACAAACACTACCTGAGTCGGCCGGAGCTGAACCAGGAGTTTGTGAGCCAGTGGCAGCAGGACTTCAACAGCAGCATCCCTGAAGACATGAGAGCTGACACAGAAACCAAGACAGAGCTGCACCAGAGGCTGGAC GACCTGCGAGAGCGTCTGTGGGACATGAGTGACAagcggagagaggaggacagccAGGAGAAGAACAGTCTAGTAGAGAACGGCTGGCTGGAGGACCATAAGGCTTTCCTCATTAATCACTTCGCTACACTCATCCAG GTGGAGTTGGACCGCTTCCAGGACACACTGAGCGTTCTGCGGGACTACTACCTGGGCATGTGCAGACAGGGGACTCCGCCGTTCCCGCCCACTCACTTCACCTGTCTCCCCCTGGTGGCCGCCACAGACTGCCGGGACACAGCCCCCGTGCAGGGAGACAG CACTGACCATGCAGCTCAGGGAGCCAGGGAAACAGAGGAGGATACTGTGTTGCAGTGGAAAGCACAAGT TATTCCCCTCCTTGACAGAAGTGCTGTTGCTCCAGAGCCAAGTGTTGATGGGGACCTGCAAAAGGGAGCGCGTGACAAG AACTCACATGGAAAACATATCTCTGATGTCTATAAGCAGGCACTCGATGCTATCAAGAACCTG TGTGACCAGGCGTCCGGGGAGCTCCAGcagaagaaggtggaggtggtcaaggaggggcaggaggaggagaggaacaagGTATCCCAGGCCCCCGCCAAAGGCACAGCCAAGGATAAGGGGAAGAAGACATCGGCCAAGAAGAAAG agccccctcccacccctcccccggAGTCCATCCCCAGTCCCCCAATGAAGGAGAGCTCAGAGGAGATTCACCTGAGAAAACTACGCGCCAAGATGCACAAAGAGCTCACAGCTGCACTCGGCCACGAGG TGCAACTGGTTAAGACCCGTATAGGTCTGGTGAGAGGCTGTGCTCTCCTGAGTGTCCGCTCCCTTCAGAGGAAAGCCGAAGAGACCTTCAGCTGCATGGACCAGTGGCTAGCGGCACACTACCTCTCACAGATGAACAG cGTTGACGGGCTAGCAGAAGTGGTGCGCTACCACATCGAGATGGGCTCCCTTCTCCACAGTGAATTGGTTCTG GATTCAAACGACTTCTATCTGAACGGAGACCTGCGCATGGTGGccagccagccccccccgccccgcccaccccctctGGAGAGACCCCCCCACTCCACACTGAGTGTGGCTCAGCTAGAGTTCCTCAGCACACAGCTCTACACTGTGGCTccctcag GCCTCTTGTCCTGCGCTGAGTTCACCAGTGTCCTCCAGGATCTCATCTCTCTGAGGGTGGGCTGGGCCGTCCTGCCTGAGCCATGGAGCTCTATGTCTGATGCACAG gtGACGGAGGTGGTCTCTCTCCTCACGCTGGAGTCGGGGCTGGTGGACTGGCGCCGGTTCCTGCTCAGTGCTGCCCTCCCCTGGCCACTGCCCAGCCtggcccagctgctgctgctgctgcagggcttCCGCACCGCCGACCCCGGGGCCACGGGCTCTGTGGACCGGGACCAGTACCTGCAG gtgGAGCTATGGTTCCCAAGTGAGAAGGCCGAGCCTGTGCCTGAAGACCCCACCGACCCCTTACCGTACAACCGCCTGGCCAACCTACGCAAG CTGTTCTTCCAGATGTTTGCGGACCACTCCTCCAGTCCCCCACGCCTGGACTACGCACGGATGCTGGGCTACCTGGCGGCCCACCCTGAGCCCGGCCAGGGCGTGGTCCGGGCCCTCAGCCTGGCTCTGGGCAGGACACTCAGGCACCCTGCTGCCTGTCGCTACGTCAAG TCGATGCCCAACATCAATGAGACTCAAGAGCCAGGGAGCCCGGGACAGCAGGCGGagccagagggggaggaggcggaggaagaggtggtTCCCAGGGGGTCCAGCGGTTGCGACGGGGTCGAGCAGGGGGTGTCCGTCAACGCCCTCCTTGCCGTTCTGTGTCACAGAGACGTCCATAAGTCGGCACACGCCCCCGGCAAAACCCCAGAGGAGCTCACTGAG GACTTGCAGCGTGTATTTGGAGAGCTTGGCTACGGACCGCAGGAACATGTCCCCTTCTCAGTCCTCTGCCAGCATCCTGTTGTCCAGGAGCTCATGGAGGGATCCAATCGCTACCAGCTCATA GATATTCATGGCGTGCTGAAAGGCCAGGAGAGTGAATCGGAGCCACAACTCTCCCCAGCCTCCTGA